From Theileria orientalis strain Shintoku DNA, chromosome 4, complete genome, the proteins below share one genomic window:
- a CDS encoding uncharacterized protein (tRNA/rRNA methyltransferase, SpoU domain containing protein) — translation MSTSEVVGKLLEQLRSRASLHVQRSKKLKDRLKPESAKNNVNNVVVRRRFTPRPLVSASSSDYFTRLVNSSPKPLVLRSVHHPVTNHLLKLSQSSNYRHVHIHRCIHMRSYRGLVLLSSLKLIKEYCSRNGPCHRIYTTSHSNKLLSDPGVKFDKVLIVSKKLLQKIGNLYSYKNGLVAEVPLPEPSSSLGVPRLVLAVCPSNKAKSRISGANLGTIIRSAQALEWQGVYVLKNDQIDLFDPLTIRSSQYSLSTLPYLKGTVSEIIEFIKSNNLLACHCANDGISVESDEFSDKLRSHCGLMLIIGHIPHELYTLSNKISVKSTHLSPSIDNGNSVGNSTDFSLSGDSISEPIGACSVKYSLDDQVQTGIAMYLIKKLYFKHVSASPFIMS, via the exons ATGTCTACTTCTGAGGTTGTCGGAAAACTGTTAGAACAGCTTAGAAGTAGGGCCAGTTTGCACGTACAGAGGAGCAAGAAGCTCAAGGACCGTTTAAAGCCAGAATCTGccaaaaataatgtaaacaaCGTGGTTGTAAGGAGGAGGTTTACCCCCAGGCCTTTGGtcagcgcctccagctCTGATTACTTCACTCGCTTGGTCAACAGTTCCCCAAAACCACTAGTTTTAAGGTCTGTGCACCATCCCGTGACAAACCACTTGTTAAAATTGAGTCAAAGTTCCAATTACAGGCACGTGCATATACATAGATGCATACACATGAG GAGTTACAGGGGACTTGTTTTACTCTCAAGCTTAAAGTTAATTAAGGAGTACTGCTCCAGAAATGGGCCATGCCATAGGATTTACACAACCTCGCACTCGAACAAGTTACTCTCGGACCCTGGTGTCAAGTTTGACAAGGTTCTAATAGTGTCAAAAAAGCTACTTCAAAAG ATTGGGAACTTGTACTCGTATAAAAACGGGTTGGTAGCCGAGGTCCCATTACCTGAACCCTCTAGTAGTCTAGGGGTTCCGAGACTTGTTCTGGCTGTTTGCCCAAGTAATAAGGCGAAGAGTAGGATTAGCGGAGCCAATTTGGGTACCATTATAAGGTCAGCCCAGGCCCTCGAATGGCAGGGGGTATACGTACTCAAAAATGACCAGATTGACCTTTTCGACCCACTCACAATAAGATCGTCACAG TACTCCCTTTCCACTCTACCTTACCTCAAGGGAACTGTCAGCGAGATTATAGAATTCATTAAGAGTAATAATCTGTTGGCTTGCCACTGTGCAAATGATGGAATCAGTGTGGAATCTGATGAATTTTCAGATAAATTAAGGTCACACTGTGGATTAATGCTAATAATCGGACACATTCCACAC GAACTTTACACATTGAGCAACAAGATCTCGGTTAAATCGACACATCTTTCACCCAGTATCGACAATGGTAACAGTGTTGGCAATAGTACTGACTTTAGTTTATCCGGTGATTCAATTTCTGAGCCTATTGGAGCTTGTAGTGTTAAATACAGTTTGGATGACCAAGTTCAAACTGGAATTGCCATGTACTTGATTAAAAAGCTATACTTTAAGCACGTCTCGGCTTCTCCATTCATCATGAGCTGA
- a CDS encoding 26S proteasome subunit translates to MKGDSEHTLNLLDTHYPSLVDLTVQLRMFLTDKLYHELTGALITLMSNSSVSCDHKLQVFETVVHPLKDSFNVLRFCQLLKLSSDALDPLSALEHLSKYDKFMEKDTEAFIMLQIAKSYHFVKSNYLKECDTLLDTVKDTLNCTMNLDLSVHSSFYHASAYMHRSAKKYSQCYKDCIMYLSYTSMNDLSELERKNTAVLITVAAILAPDSFGFGELIHRPIVELYLKGSEYNWLYEFLLIFNEGNLQLFEEALERHKGQIAHSELNGSERDLRHKLTLIALLNLAFRKPNKQRCLTFQEIVDHCKIQLNDVEPFVLKALENKLIKGQIDQTQQLLHVTWVQPRILDTNKLELVRQKLKGWITSTNELVNGLEQMAASTAT, encoded by the exons ATGAAGGGGGACTCGGAACACACATTAAATCTGTTGGATACTCATTATCCGAGTTTAGTGGATTTAACCGTCCAGCTGAGGATGTTCCTCACGGATAAACTATATCATGAGCTGACCGGAGCTTTAATAACACTGATGTCAAATTCTTCCGTCTCGTGTGACCATAAATTGCAAGTTTTTGAGACTGTTGTTCACCCACTCAAGGACTCATTCAATGTTCTTAGATTCTGCCAGTTGTTGAAGTTATCTTCGGACGCCTTAG ATCCGTTATCTGCCCTGGAACACTTGAGTAAATATGACAAGTTCATGGAGAAGGATACCGAGGCATTTATAATGCTACAAATCGCAAAA TCGTACCACTTCGTCAAAAGTAATTACCTCAAAGAGTGTGACACACTCCTCGATACAGTTAAAGATACGCTGAATTGTACAATGAATTTGGATTTATCGGTTCACAGCTCATTCTACCACGCTTCGGCATATATGCACAGG TCTGCTAAAAAGTACTCGCAATGCTACAAGGACTGTATTATGTACCTATCGTACACCTCAATGA ATGACCTGTCGGAGTTGGAGAGGAAGAATACGGCAGTATTGATCACAGTTGCAGCAATTTTGGCGCCGGATAGTTTCGGATTTGGAGAACTG ATACACAGACCGATAGTTGAACTGTACTTGAAGGGGAGTGAGTACAATTGGCTATACGAGTTCCTACTAATCTTCAACGAGGGGAACTTGCAGCTGTTTGAAGAGGCACTAGAGCGCCATAAGGGGCAGATCGCGCATTCT GAATTAAACGGGTCTGAGAGGGATTTGAGACACAAATTGACCCTAATTGCGCTCCTGAACCTGGCCTTCAGGAAGCCCAATAAACAGAGGTGCCTGACGTTCCAGGAAATCGTCGACCACTGCAAGATACAGCTGAACGACGTTGAGCCTTTTGTACTAAAGGCGCTGGAAAACAAGTTGATCAAGGGCCAGATTGACCAAACGCAGCAGTTACTACACGTCACGTGGGTACAGCCGAGGATACTGGACACGAACAA GTTGGAGCTTGTGCGtcaaaaattaaagggTTGGATAACCTCGACAAATGAACTCGTGAACGGCCTCGAGCAGATGGCCGCAAGCACCGCAACTTAA
- a CDS encoding G protein beta subunit-like polypeptide, which translates to MASVATEKLSNSVLEFKGVLSGGHHGWVTSISTPLKTDVNTIISASRDKRLMIWEMFDDDIDGEVGIAKRALTGHSQTVQDVSMSSDGLFALSGSWDGTLRLWDLVKAQSVRVFNGHTKDVNSVAFSPDNRQIISGSRDRTIKLWNTLAECKFTISNNTHSDWVSCVRFSPSGKEPIFVSGGWDKLIKVWDLRTCHLKHTLYGHEGVVYSVSISPDGSLCASGGKDGVARLWDMKEANSLHLLEAGSTINALCFSPCNYWLCAATDKAIKIWDLENKNILAEIHNDRPKKVGLPWCVSLCWSPDGRVLYAGSTDGNIYVYQVSRNYSYLAN; encoded by the exons ATGGCTTCGGTGGCAACGGAAAAGTTGAGTAACAGTGTTTTGGAATTTAAAGGGGTCCTCTCTGGAGGACACCACGGATGGGTCACTTCCATATCCACTCCTCTCAAAACTGATGTTAATACCATCATTTCTGCTTCAAGAG ATAAAAGATTGATGATATGGGAAATGTTTGACGACGACATTGACGGAGAAGTTGGAATAGCAAAACGTGCTCTGACCGGACACTCGCAGACAGTGCAGGACGTGTCGATGTCCTCAGATGGACTCTTCGCACTCTCAGGCTCGTGGGACGGAACGCTGCGCCTGTGGGACCTGGTCAAGGCACAGTCAGTGCGTGTGTTCAACGGTCACACCAAGGACGTCAACAGCGTCGCATTCAGCCCAGACAACCGCCAGATCATATCAGGCAGCCGCGACAGGACCATAAAGCTGTGGAACACGCTCGCAGAGTGCAAATTCACCATAAGCAACAACACGCACTCAGATTGGGTGTCATGTGTACGTTTTTCACCCTCCGGAAAGGAACCAATCTTCGTATCGGGTGGTTGGGACAAACTGATAAAG GTATGGGACCTCAGAACTTGCCATCTGAAGCACACTTTGTACGGACATGAAGGAGTAGTCTACTCAGTCTCTATTTCGCCAGACGGCTCCCTGTGCGCCTCAGGAGGAAAGGACGGTGTGGCCAGGCTCTGGGACATGAAGGAGGCAAACAGCCTTCACCTGCTGGAGGCAGGCTCGACGATCAACGCGCTCTGCTTCTCGCCCTGCAACTACTGGCTGTGCGCAGCCACCGACAAGGCAATAAAGATATGGGATCTTGAAAACAAGAACATATTGGCAGAGATACACAACGACAGGCCGAAGAAGGTGGGTCTCCCGTGGTGCGTATCGCTCTGCTGGTCGCCGGACGGAAGAGTGCTGTACGCAGGCTCGACAGACGGTAACATCTACGTATACCAAGTGAGCAGGAACTACAGCTACTTGGCAAATTAA
- a CDS encoding protein phosphatase regulator subunit, with translation MDEDQNVHIQRIGIDLPVDENATSVEFHLSRVKYIENLDKCGKLKKLSLVSNLIQKIEHLEHNNSLEHLDLYQNKIQVIENLENLTNLKVLDLSFNEIVKIENLESLVNLEELYLSNNKISEVTNLSHLRNLTLLELGSNKIKAYGDVERLRTLTALWLGKNKLTTMSLPDLPNLERCSIQNNRVKEWDECVVKNLPKLTEFYLSYNKLTEIPSFITSMSNLVILDLGNNKISKIHHLAENSTLEELWLNDNDIEDESDVRVLTALKGLNVLYLERNPIQYKLGPSYRNRILDILPSKCTHPLFYFRFKAAGRFNHTKQSLLTQLMYTIV, from the exons ATGGATGAGGACCAGAACGTGCACATTCAGAGGATTGGAATCGACCTTCCAGTCGACGAAAACGCAACGAGCGTTGAATTTCATCTGTCCAGGGTAAAGTATATCGAAAACCTGGATAAATGTGGCAAGTTGAAG AAGCTATCGCTGGTGTCAAACCTGATTCAAAAAATAGAACACCTGGAGCACAACAACAGCCTCGAGCACCTGGATTTGTACCAAAACAAGATCCAGGTGATTGAAAACTTGGAGAATCTCACGAATCTGAA GGTTCTGGACCTCTCGTTCAACGAAATCGTGAAGATTGAAAACCTGGAATCCTTGGTTAACCTCGAGGAGCTGTATCTGAGCAACAATAAGATTTCAGAG GTGACTAATCTCTCACATTTGCGGAATCTGACGCTTCTGGAGCTGGGATCCAACAAGATCAAAGCCTATGGAGACGTGGAAAGGCTGAGGACGTTGACGGCACTGTGGCTgggaaaaaacaaattaaccACCATG AGTTTGCCAGATTTGCCGAATTTGGAAAGGTGTAGCATACAAAACAACAGGGTCAAAGAGTGGGACGAGTGTGTAGTCAAAAACCTCCCGAAACTGACTGAATTCTACCTCAGTTATAACAAGCTGACTGAGATCCCGTCTTTCATAACATCCATG TCCAACTTGGTCATTCTTGACCTGGGAAACAACAAAATATCAAAGATACACCACCTCGCTGAAAATTCAACCTTGGAGGAGCTATGG CTAAATGATAATGACATTGAGGACGAAAGTGACGTGAGGGTGTTGACCGCCCTGAAGGGCCTAAATGTGCTTTATTTGGAAAGGAATCCCATTCAGTACAAGCTGGGCCCTAGTTATCGCAACAGAATCCTTGACATACTTCCAAGTAAATGCACACatcctttattttattttagattTAAAGCAGCTGGACGCTTTAACCACACAAAACAGAGTTTATTGACTCAATTAATGTATActattgtttaa
- a CDS encoding dynamin — protein MTLDENSNLRQLVNLVDDLRDVGLHKYINLPRICVAGTQSSGKSSVLESIVGIDFLPRGDGIVTRRPIEFRLNRLKGSDTDDLRPYIVFEGNEERFYDFEKARENIQTLTNERAGTNKGVVDDPIVLSVYSPDCPDLSLIDLPGVTRVPLKNSDQTDDIEALTKDMIMRYASDPRTIILAVVAANVDMSTSDALQLARRADPLGVRTLGVITKIDLMDKGANAVSMLQNDEVPLRLGYTGVKNRSQKDVLDGVTIKQALENERKFFSEHKDYCTLNPSLWGIDSLVQKLTNVLLRHISGVLPELRVEVVSKQNSVRERLAILGEKAPSDARERLELLWQLIGEFVDVFGGAIRGRFVRRLHEFLDADAVSSVQIRSIFNDLLDNFVGVDPFDKVSDYDIDQAIRIHEGDSLPGFPSPDTFEYLMLPQLQSIVPSIQDCLVDKVYGTLELLSFKVAEKVFGRFPALCNRVQTLSQQLFSEEKEKTKAFLDQYVESETMYIFTNDSKYLLERPEQPEYLDRAAQVTQSTMHAVSTTIDNFKGKKTRYSPEFIQEFRRRLNVYFGIVLRNVRDSVPKMIGQFLVRRSQKNLHYKIYTSLSQQEDLDLLFGEPDHVARERFSLRDQMTVLSKAISLLNKDYTKCGDFDYQLNRDILTSQFNSLNSFSTGAGQGGMGVASASSAALDYVAVKVGASAATSASMGAHAGVSSGSGDKFTNMNSISTAPSIQHSSSSAAHSAASPGYGAKSKPRGNLGSLGTNYVNGFSNLNISAKKPTELLKKVVSNNPLFD, from the exons atgactCTGGACGAAAATTCTAATTTGCGTCAACTCGTAAATTTAGTT GACGACCTTCGTGATGTTGGACTCCAcaaatatatcaatttGCCGCGAATTTGTGTAGCCGGCACGCAAAGTAGCGGAAAGAGTAGTGTCCTCGAGAGCATAGTAGGAATTGACTTCTTGCCACGCGGAGATGGAATCGTAACCCGCCGTCCAATAGAGTTCAGGCTGAATCGCCTTAAGGGAAGCGATACTGATGATCTGAGGCCgtatattgtttttgaaGGAAACGAGGAGAGGTTCTACGACTTTGAAAAGGCAAGGGAGAACATACAAACCCTGACGAACGAACGAGCAGGCACGAACAAGGGGGTGGTGGACGATCCGATCGTCCTGTCGGTCTACTCGCCAGATTGCCCAGACCTGTCACTGATAGACCTGCCGGGAGTGACGAGAGTGCCGCTGAAGAACAGCGACCAGACGGACGATATTGAGGCGCTGACGAAGGACATGATCATGAGGTACGCAAGCGACCCTAGGACGATCATCCTGGCAGTTGTGGCAGCGAACGTTGACATGTCGACAAGCGACGCGCTGCAGCTGGCGAGAAGAGCAGACCCGCTGGGAGTGAGAACCCTGGGAGTTATAACAAAGATAGACCTGATGGACAAGGGAGCGAACGCAGTGTCGATGCTGCAGAACGACGAGGTTCCGCTGAGGCTGGGCTACACGGGAGTTAAGAATCGTTCGCAGAAAGACGTTTTGGACGGAGTGACGATCAAACAGGCGCTAGAG AATGAGAGGAAGTTCTTCAGCGAGCACAAGGACTATTGCACGTTGAACCCGTCACTTTGGGGAATCGACTCGCTGGTGCAGAAGCTGACGAACGTGCTCCTGAGGCACATTTCAGGAGTGTTACCGGAGTTGAGGGTTGAAGTGGTGTCAAAGCAGAATTCAGTGAGAGAAAGACTTGCAATACTGGGAGAGAAGGCGCCCTCGGACGCGAGAGAGCGACTGGAGCTGCTGTGGCAGCTGATAGGAGAGTTCGTAGACGTGTTCGGAGGAGCAATACGAGGAAGGTTCGTGAGAAGGCTGCACGAGTTCCTGGACGCAGACGCAGTCTCGAGCGTGCAGATCAGGTCGATCTTCAacgacctgctggacaacTTCGTCGGAGTTGACCCCTTCGACAAGGTGTCGGACTACGACATCGACCAGGCGATAAGAATACACGAGGGAGACTCGCTGCCAGGCTTCCCGTCCCCGGACACGTTTGAGTACCTGATGCTGCCGCAGCTGCAGTCAATAGTGCCCTCCATACAGGACTGTCTAG TAGATAAGGTATATGGCACCCTGGAGTTGCTGAGCTTCAAAGTGGCAGAGAAGGTGTTCGGAAGGTTCCCGGCGCTCTGTAACAGAGTGCAGACGCTGAGTCAGCAACTGTTCAGcgaggagaaggagaagacgaAGGCGTTCCTGGACCAGTACGTGGAAAGCGAGACGATGTACATCTTTACAAACGACTCAAAGTACCTGCTCGAGAGGCCGGAGCAGCCAGAGTACCTGGACAGAGCAGCACAAGTGACGCAGTCGACGATGCACGCAGTGTCGACTACGATAGACAACTTCAAGGGCAAGAAGACGAGATACAGCCCGGAGTTCATACAGGAGTTCAGAAGAAGACTCAACGTGTACTTCGGAATAGTGCTGAGGAACGTGAGGGACTCAGTGCCGAAGATGATAGGACAGTTCCTGGTCAGGCGCAGCCAGAAGAACCTGCACTATAAGATATACACCAGCCTGAGTCAgcaggaggacctggacctgCTCTTCGGAGAGCCGGACCACGTGGCGAGGGAGCGCTTCAGCCTGCGGGACCAGATGACGGTGCTCAGCAAGGCAAtctcgctgctgaacaagGACTACACGAAGTGCGGAGACTTCGACTATCAGCTTAACAGGGACATCCTGACGAGCCAGTTCAACAGCCTCAACAGCTTCAGCACGGGCGCAGGGCAGGGCGGCATGGGAGTGGCCTCAGCGAGCTCAGCAGCACTGGACTACGTGGCGGTGAAGGTCGGAGCGTCGGCAGCGACCAGCGCCAGCATGGGCGCCCATGCGGGGGTGTCCAGCGGCAGCGGCGACAAGTTCACCAACATGAACAGCATCTCGACGGCGCCGAGCATTCAGCATTCGAGCAGCAGCGCAGCACACTCTGCCGCGTCTCCGGGCTACGGGGCCAAGAGTAAGCCCAGGGGAAACCTGGGGAGCCTGGGCACGAATTACGTCAACGGCTtctcaaatttaaacatcTCGGCCAAAAAGCCCACGGAGCTGCTCAAAAAGGTGGTTTCCAACAACCCGCTCTTCGACTAG
- a CDS encoding glycoprotein endopeptidase: protein MYTLMKKYSDEYLKEFYVVGIEGSANKLGIGIIRGDGEILSNVRRTYSPPDGEGFMPRHVSKHHRENMATLLKEALEIAGITLSQLSLICYTKGPGIGSGLHVGALAAKTIHFLTGSPIVGVNHCVAHVEMGRHLSGYENPCILYVSGGNTQVLSYDKNRTVYSVLGETLDVAIGNVLDRIARLLHLPNKPAPGLSIELLARKSTGNLIPLPFVVKGMDCSLSGLLTKAEALIEQFKFKLMVSEDAAFEYEGFKVDLCYSVQEHTFAMLIEMLERAMSFTGTDEILLVGGVGCNLRLQEMAGKMAEDRGAKLFPMDERYCIDNGAMIGYTGMIDYLYGLGTDAVLSPEEVVVSQRYRTDQAPVHWI, encoded by the exons ATGTACACattgatgaaaaaatattctGACGAATACCTTAAGGAGTTTTATGTTGTCGGAATTGAGGGCAGCGCGAACAAACTGGGCATTGGAATAATACGAGGGGACGGAGAGATACTCTCCAACGTTCGAAGAACATACTCGCCCCCGGACGGCGAAGGTTTCATGCCAAGACATGTGTCAAAACACCATAGAGAAAACATGGCCACGCTGCTCAAAGAGGCCCTGGAAATCGCAGGAATTACGCTGTCGCAACTGTCGCTCATTTGCTACACGAAAGGGCCGGGAATAGGCTCAGGGCTGCACGTGGGAGCTCTGGCAGCGAAGACGATACATTTTCTAACGGGATCCCCGATAGTCGGAGTGAACCACTGCGTTGCGCACGTGGAGATGGGCAGGCACCTGAGCGGGTACGAAAACCCGTGTATTTTATACGTATCGGGGGGAAACACGCAGGTGCTATCGTACGACAAGAACAGGACAGTGTACTCAGTACTGGGGGAGACGCTGGACGTGGCAATAGGCAACGTGCTTGACAGGATTGCAAGGCTGTTGCACCTGCCGAACAAGCCTGCGCCGGGGCTGTCAATAGAGCTTCTGGCTAGAAAGTCAACAGGGAACCTGATACCACTGCCGTTCGTAGTCAAAGGGATGGACTGCTCACTCAGCGGCCTCTTGACGAAGGCCGAGGCGCTGATAGAGCAGTTTAAGTTCAAGCTCATGGTGAGCGAGGACGCAGCGTTTGAGTACGAGGGATTCAAGGTGGATTTGTGCTACAGCGTCCAGGAGCACACGTTCGCAATGCTAATAGAGATGCTTGAAAGGGCAATGTCGTTCACAG GCACTGATGAAATCTTACTCGTTGGCGGAGTCGGATGCAACTTACGTTTGCAAGAAATGGCCGGGAAGATGGCCGAGGACAGAGGGGCGAAGCTCTTCCCAATGGATGAGCGCTACTGCATAGACAATGGAGCAATGATAG GATACACTGGGATGATTGATTACCTCTACGGACTAGGAACCGATGCAGTTTTATCGCCTGAGGAAGTGGTTGTTTCCCAAAGGTACAGAACTGATCAGGCTCCAGTACACTGGATATAA
- a CDS encoding CRIPT protein, with protein sequence MPCKKCESKLTNLATPDVKRDGNKCAVRVNKLIEKKTKKDKLEAKGNQCKVCKVFLHINGKYCNSW encoded by the exons ATGCcgtgtaaaaaatgtgaGTCGAAACTGACGAATCTCGCCACGCCGGACGTTAAAAGGGACG GAAACAAATGTGCAGTGCGAGTGAACAAACTGATCGAAAAAAAGACAAAGAAAGATAA ATTGGAGGCGAAGGGAAACCAGTGTAAAGTTTGCAAGGTGTTTCTCCACATAAACGGAAAATACTGCAATTCATGGTAG